The genomic stretch TATACCAGAGAGATGAATCATACCTGGTTGAATTCATAAAATGGCAGTATAGTCGTAGTAATATAGTGTTTAAATAATATgaacaaaatataaattatattaatataacaaaaatatgaaCATTTAGTTCTATTTATCATAATAATattcacttaaagctgcagtgggtagaaatggaacaaatatgatttaaaaagttatttttataaagcggtcactatatcctgacagtagtgcatgagataggtaatctgaaaaatatcatatgcctctgtgtcctctggtgctcctaatggcaactccaagatttcacagaccggaggaaaacaaccaatcagagccgatctggagccttgccgtctctgagcagctgtcaatcactcgtgaactccgatcaaacggtcaaactaggccgcgctgatcaaatatgaatcaatattctgttactgtaatgcctatttctcgcctcaaatgttgtcagaatcatcttgtagtgtactgtttagctgtaaaatgaggaagtttgtgacccggcagccatgttgagatctattgaggaaataccagccagagcacagccaataggaacgctctctctctgaaatgacctgtgattggtcaaagtcttccgtcaggggttagatttttttaaagcctgaaaacagagccatgaggaggagcagaagtctagttatctctcagaacacttgaattacaatatgctgaaaggttattatggatatttgcccaatgatgctgaaatctttctgcctactgaagctttaattgtGGAGCCCAACTCAACTTGTACTTCTGTCTTTATCCAGGCGGCTCTGCTCCAGGTCTaggtggtgcagcagcagcagcagcagcagcagcagcagcccatgcTAACCCCTTCCAAGTGAGCCAGCCAGTCCCCCCCACCCTCAACCAGATGCGGGTCAGCCCCATGCCCGCCGGCTTCGGCATGGTCGAGCCCATGGCCATCTCCTCCGGGCTCGTTCAGCCCAACCCCATGGCCCCCATGTCCCGCGGAATGGGGAACACGGGGATCCCGTCCTCCATGTCCATGCCCCAGCCGCTGATGAGCATGCCGCCCCAGGCCGGGTCGCAGCCCGCCGGAACCACCAACCCCTTCCTTTTGTGAGGGGGACAAGTaacccttcctctctccctccctccctccctctctttctctctctctctcttccactttGGCTCCTTAAGAAGCTTCAGAATGAACAAGGAGATGTCTTATCCCATTTATCCCTTTATAACCAGCTCCCTAGCCAGGTCGTAGTCCCAGCCCTGGCCTCCTTCCCACCTTAACACACTCCTTTACTCCTCCCTCCTATGTCTCTTTTGTCTCAATGCTACAAGCTGCCTAGTCCTGTGTGTTCCATACTGATCCCACGACGATGATGTTGATGACCACAAAAGAGTTTTGCATCTGTCTACAGACTTTACAGAGTAGCAGCGGTGTTTACAGTTTTTTCCACAGAGGCAAGGACAGTCtcttctcctctgtcctcctcctcattcacTCGCCTCCTCTCCCTTGTTCCCCTTAGGActgctctttttcttcttctgtggtggagTGACAGGAGAGTCTGACCATACTAACGCCAGGATCTTATCTCTTCACTAGAGCTAATCTTTTATAAGCCCTGTcagccggtgtgtgtgtgtatgtgtgtgagcgtgtatGTTTGAGCTTGAGTGCACATCTCAGTACTTTTACACTGTGTATATTCCAGTGGGTTTTACTTATACACACTGGAGTACGGATGAGAGATGGTCAGATGTGTTTCTACTcttgcgtgtgtgtatgtgtgtgtatgtgtgtgttactaAGCAGGGATTTTGCAcaattttttgtctttttttttttttttttttctgtctgcgACTGTTGGGCTCACCGTTACACCTTAGCTAAGGGAGGGAGGCTAACGGCCGCCGCCGACACACACTGCCTCGGCTTTTCGGTACCACTCAGTCACAACTCTTCGTCTGGTCACTTCCCGTCAACTTGGACCTTTTTTCTCCCCCCAACCCTCCACGTGAACTTTGACCTCCAGGGGTCATGGGATTAACAATGAACACTTATCAAACGGGGGTGAACCCCTTGTCCTAGAGGAGTTGAAAAGATGCGTaaacgcaattttttttttttttttttttgtctgtaagtgtgtgtgctcACGCGCAGGTGTACTAACAGCCACAtgttgatgtatttgtcactaagccccccccccaccccccctccagTGTGTGTTTAGAGAAAAAGACTGTGATGGCTTCAGTATTTTGCTATCTGAACATATGGATGCAGCGAGGCATCATGggacagttttcttttttagtttgtttctaGGGTCAAAGGgaagaggttgtgtgtgtgtgtgctcgcgCAGTTTGCATGAGAGATAGCTTCCAAGTGTACTTTAAtgagcaagttttttttttttcatttctcacTCAGTAAAGTGTAAACTGGTTTAGATATAGTTAGTTTCTGAAGTCAAaacgggggaggggggggggggtaatgtAGGCATCTGCAGCCCTGAAGTGTctgtttgcatgtgtttgtatgtgtgcaaACCACATATCAAGGAGTGTTACTATGGCGACAGGGTTgcgaagaaaaaaaagctctggATTTAAAGAGCACGTCAGCCACTCGAGAAAAAGACCTCCGAGTGGATTTACCGCGGCTAATCTATCTGCAAGAACATTACCCGgttgacaaacacacacacacacacacacacacacacactcgcacacacacacacacactcacacagggtTGCTCCAGGATCGGTCTATTGATATATAGCACAGGGAATCCCGCAGCAAACAACAAGCGAGAcatgtcatgtaaacaaacagttgttaagttttgttttatttttgttgttatttgactCGTTTAGATGTAAATCCATAGCCAAGCCTTTTCAGAGTTTCGGAGCTGTGTACTAGCTAAGCCATGTATCATCTTCATTCTCTtcttttttgtctatttttctgtcattgtagttttttttttttttcaccctatGGGTAGGCTATGTAATTCTCTTCTCTTAGAAGCACAACTGTTACCAAAGTCATAGCGACTGTGATTTCTGAGGGTGTCGTACTTTCTTTGAGTAGTTTTGAACAGTAGGGTCACActtcactgacttttttttttttttttttttctgtttatggATCCAttgttatcatttttttttttatatatttcagaGCTGTTTTTCAGTTTGTTCAGGAGTTTGTGTAAGAAAGTGTTACTGTTGGCTGAATATCGGCACATTTACTGACAGCAAGCTGAGCGTCTCGGTCTCTTCTattggttgaaaaaaaaaaaagaagtgggtTGATGAAATACAGCTGATGTATTGCGCCCCCGGTGTATAgacccttcttcttctcttttagtTCTGTTGATATCACTGCCAACGTTATTACTGTGGAAggggtgtttttcttttttttcttggtgtGAGTTGGCGCCCTCTCCTGGTCTGCTGTGGTATGATAGCGACACCGCAGGACACTTTGGTATTTCCACTAAACACAGACCTTCATTTCTCTCAGGCAAAAGGAGGGGCAGCTCCAACCGTGTAtgattttgatgatgatgatgatgaggggtGGTGATGATGACTTTTATGCTTGGGGTCCTGAATGAATGGATGTGACACTTAACTTGCAGACCAGCAAACATTTTTAATCTCAActaaatatatgcaaaaattTGGAAGttggaaaagtaaaaaaaaaaaaaaaaaagataagactTGATGTGTTTTTTGCAAAGTTAGATTTGCTAATAAAAAAAGTCTTGTTTATTGAAATGCTACTATGATATTCTAGCTAAGACGTGTCACTTTCTCACTGGCCTTGATTTCACTGCGGCCTGACCTTCAACTTCACTCCAGcgattgtgaaaaatgttgttatggatgcattgaaaaaaacacaaacaaaaaaaatactgtctTGAGCAAAATTCAGCACTCCCAAACAGTCCGATGTCACTGCAGTTGATGACTTGTTCTTGATCCCTGGCAGCAGTTTCACAGTCGCGGCTACGGTGCAGTGAAAATGTGGCCTGTGTGTAGCGAGCTCCTCTGCGTGTTACTATGTATTCACTATGCTTTTATCAAGAGGACTAACTGACCTGTCTTTATATGCATAAACAGCCTCCTTTAATCTTTTCCACGTCTGTCTATTTACCCTTCTCATAGTACTGGGAGCAGGCTGCTTTTTTTATTGGATACGTGCTCAACCTGTTGGCATTATAActgtataatataatttatcatTTGTACTATTGTAACATACTGTTCCTCTGTATACCTTATTATTCTGTGTAATGGGTTTTTGTAGGAAAAGTCACCGTGGTATTTTAACGGCatctaaacaaaacaaaacgaacGCAGCAGGCCGCACCCTGTTGGATGAGGACAACTGTAGCTGCATCggttcaaaataaaatgtgtatcaCTTCAGCTCTGTAACTCCAGCgtctgtgtgtccttgtgtTTATTTAACCAAATGtccaaactagggctgcaactaaccattattttcattgtcgattactctgttgattattttctcgattagttgtagggtctataaaatgtcaaggtgaaaaatgtcgatcagtgtttcccaaagctcaagatgacgtccttaaatgtctcgttttgtccacaacacaaaatatattcagtatactgtcatagaggagtaaagaaaccagaaaatattcacatttaagaagcttgaatcagagaacgtggtcttttttttctataaattactcaaaccgattatcaaaatagtttttgataaatgtaatagttgacaactaatctattaatccTTGCAGCTCTAGTCAAAACACCCACAGTGATGTGACAATATATGCTAAATACATTCAAACACAAACAATTTGAAGGCAAAgtccatttatttaaaaaagtaaaaaatgtagtAAAACTGAAAAATTCATCTGAAACTGCTTATATTTGTAAACATCTAATAAAATCATTCATATAATTTCATTTTTACTAAAAAAACATTAGGTATAggagtgtttgtatgtgtgttctGATTGATCAGAGTTGTCCCTTGAACTCTTGCAACTTTATTTCTGAAGTGACTGTGGCATTGCAGTATTGTGGATTTAGCACACGAGTCATTTTGTATGTAACCTGAGTCTTGTGATTTTGTTTCGCTGGGGGCCAAACGTCCTTGAGGGcattcaaattttttttaaaaatccaccgATAAGTTCTCTCTAAAACAGTCTCTTATGTTGTCACATGTTGTACGGTTGTTCCTGTGTCGACCAGCCAGATGTGGCAGACGGCGTGTCTGTAGGGCTCGATGGTCCCGTGTCGTAACCCAGTTTCTTCATGTCTTTAGTAATGATGTGAAAGGAGACGGTGACGAAGCCTTGGGAACAAACCCGCGTCACTGtaacacacaaataaaatagGACACGTAAAAGAGATGAAAAGATTTTAGACACAATTTTAACCTGAAAATGTACTATTAGAATTAAATGGGGGTTGTGTACCTCATTCAAATTATTCAGgaattcattttaatgacttattaattattttctacctaTGTAGAGGCaatatacattattatacatCCACTATACTCATCCACATCTATTTATTGGAGAAAGAACAGCATGTATGTGCTTTCAGACCACCACTCTTCTTCGATCCAGGTAGTTCTGTTATACTGGTCCAGATTGGCTTAAAAGCAACCCACCTACTTATAAGTGACTCATTTTAGAAATGTCATGTTCAAGTAGTTTGCTGTTTTTACACCGTTTTGTTCCACCAAATGTGTTTCAAATGTTTCTGTGAGTAGTGCTGCGTAACTTAACATGTCACTGTTAacaatgtaaaaagaaataaagaaatacaaatgctCAACAAACCTTCTCTGCCTTCACCCTGGGCCACTACTTTAGGGTCCGTGTACTCAGGCCGCCGTCCCAACAGCCAGCTaaacaagagaagaaaaaaaaaaaatgttaaaactacAGAAAATCTTGTCCTGACATTAAAAATGGATTCAACCaatcataaaatatgatgctcTTGCTATTTTAAATCATTCCCATGAAAAGTCCTCTCtggcagacaggaagtgatgcgTTAATGTACGTGTAAGTATAACTAGGAAGAGTGCGTGAGCAAGAAAGCGCCACCTACTTGTACCACTTTCCCAGATCAAgtggaaaaacaaaatatgctcCCAATGTCGCTGTCTGAATTGCAAAACCAAAAGGTCCAGATGTGCACCTTTTGCATCTCTGATAGCCTACTGTGAATAcctttgtgtgcgtgtgagagagtgtgtgtttgcatacacTGATAACAGCAGCTGGCAAACAATACATACTGATGTGGAGACTGTATCCTCAGTGAGACTCTCAGGAGCAGTAAATATTTGTTAACGCTCAGATATCGGTTGCTTCCCCCCCAGCAGGCACGACTCATCAGCTGCAGCACAGCAGCTGCCGGGACAGAAAACTGAACACAAAAAACAACGACGGTTCACACGTCACGCACCTCGTGAATTTCTGAAGTCTCCACGTGGGCTCGGGAACAAACATGGGGATGGTTCGTGTATGTctgggaaataaaaaaataaataacattattttcaaacagacaataaacaagaacttaaaaataataaaatcaatcaaATGATAGGTAGTACTGACTGTCCAGCTGTGAAGGGGATGTGTGTTGCTCCATAGCCTCTGACCACATCGTTGCCAAACACATCTGGACCGTACACGCTCACCACGAGCTGAGGCCCTGGGAAATGAAAATTAAGTCTTCATTTTGTACTTTTCATCGTGTAATTTCTATGTTTTATGATCTCTAAAGGGCCCTTTAGAAGATGAATGAAGGAAACAGctaccaaacaacattgtgtggtatgtatgtatgtatgtatgtgtgtgtgtgtgtaatgctcACATCCGGAGGGGTTTGTGCTCTTAAATGTTGTCTCCAGTGGGAAGTTCCATATTAATTTGTGTGAAGACTGACTGCCTTTACAGGTTATTTGAGTGATGCCTTCCTCCAACCCctacagagaaacagagaaacaggAAACGGGCACAAAGACTTGCTGGTAAGATCATAACCAGCCACGATTTTAACTGCTCTATACTTTATTTTGCAAAGATTGTGTACATGTGAAAAAGTTCTATATTGTCTGGACAAAAATGGGAAGTATTTAATAGTTTACTTCAATTCCAATTTCTTATAATTCAGAGGTAATAGCTTCTACATGCACACATGTAGATAGTTAATGTAGAGTAGTTCACGTATACCGTAACATTAAAATACTATTTTAACACTGAACATAAGACTGAGATTTTATGTTGATCACAATAACTGCAACTTTTGTGAGACTGAGACTGAAACTACTGATCATCTGTTtttccactgtatatatattctgCGGCATACTGGGAAGATTTGCAGGACTGGCTGTCAACCAAAATCCAACTACTTGCTCCtctcaaaagagaaaatattgtgtttggtgTTAACATGAAGGACATTAAGAGTGACTTGATATTAAACAATCTGATATTGCTGGCACATTTTTTTCATCCATGCAttcaaatggaggaaaatgaaaccccTTTTTCCCGTTTTCAAAAGGGACCTTGTGGACAATCATCTCATtgctttaagactaatgaaaggacaacatgcaaagtgtctcctcagagcttatgaagaactgaacatagCCTCCTGAGACCCACatgtccacatgcatatcctcttactcttttgacctacCGTATtaacccctggtgtattgtaaagaggacatcctaGCCTTTCCAATGATatggcatgtgttttttttaaatcaatttgaatgtattcttggtttaatatcactacagacatgATCTGTTCATTTTTGtagtcttttcacactgaaatagtcctgtagtccactacagtggacaatacaattaaagtttaaaaagcctaaattgttaagattttcttttaaccctaaataggaaaAGCTACaatggaagagtgcagtcttattatttatttatttatgtattttttgttcctataattattttctaccctcttttatttttgttatattattttttataatttaagttatctttcctatccaactgtgccttgtatgttagaagtattgagtttagattacaatgccttcATGTAATGTAATAATCCTTGCTCATAATAAAGCAGCAGATACTCACCGAGGTGGGAGCCCAGTCGTGGCCGTAGACAAAACAGTATTTGCAGTACAAGTTGTCATACTCTGGAAACTGAAAGACAACACAGATAGATCACCTTTAGACCTAACAGGAGGTAAAGAAACACAAACT from Sebastes fasciatus isolate fSebFas1 chromosome 13, fSebFas1.pri, whole genome shotgun sequence encodes the following:
- the b9d1 gene encoding B9 domain-containing protein 1 gives rise to the protein MATSTPSVFLLTVNGQIEGANFPEYDNLYCKYCFVYGHDWAPTSGLEEGITQITCKGSQSSHKLIWNFPLETTFKSTNPSGWPQLVVSVYGPDVFGNDVVRGYGATHIPFTAGQHTRTIPMFVPEPTWRLQKFTSWLLGRRPEYTDPKVVAQGEGREVTRVCSQGFVTVSFHIITKDMKKLGYDTGPSSPTDTPSATSGWSTQEQPYNM